The following are encoded together in the Pseudoalteromonas piscicida genome:
- the cysI gene encoding assimilatory sulfite reductase (NADPH) hemoprotein subunit, with product MSNSEIKPNSKLDASAKFSDNERLKSQSAHLRGTISTDLTDQLTGGFTADNFQLIRFHGMYQQDDRDIRPERTKQRLEPLHNVMLRARMPGGIIKPHQWLAIDEFAADKTMYGSIRLTTRQTFQFHGVLKPNIKGMHQLLNSVGIDSIATAGDVNRNVLCTTNPVESELHQEAYEWAAKISEHLLPKTKAYAEIWLNGEKTETTAEPILGDTYLPRKFKTTVTIPPNNEVDVHANDLNFVAIADEGKLVGFNVLVGGGLAMTHGDVNTYPRKADDLGFIPLEHTLAVAEHVVSVQRDWGNRVNRKNAKTKYTLDTFGTEVFKAEVENRAGMKFEPSRPYEFTHRGDRFGWVEGIDGKHHLTVFIENGRILDFPDKPLKTGCRKIAEIHKGDFRMTANQNLIIAGVAAEDKAEIEQIAREHGLIDSKHSEQRKNSMACVSLPTCPLAMAEAERYLPELVTKVESLLVKHEVAEENIILRVVGCPNGCGRAMLAEVGFVGKGPGKYNMYLGGNRAGTRIPKLYLENVGEDVFLPALDELIGQWVSERNDGECFGDYVIRKEIVAEVKVSKTDFHA from the coding sequence ATGAGCAACTCTGAAATCAAACCGAATAGTAAGCTCGATGCAAGCGCAAAGTTTTCTGATAATGAGCGTTTGAAGTCACAAAGTGCCCACTTACGTGGCACAATTTCAACGGATCTGACCGATCAACTAACCGGCGGCTTTACTGCGGATAACTTCCAATTGATCCGTTTCCACGGTATGTATCAGCAAGACGACCGCGATATCCGCCCCGAGCGCACTAAGCAACGCCTTGAGCCACTGCATAACGTGATGCTTCGTGCTCGTATGCCTGGTGGTATCATTAAACCACATCAGTGGTTGGCGATTGACGAGTTTGCAGCGGATAAAACCATGTATGGCAGCATTCGTCTGACAACACGTCAAACTTTCCAGTTCCACGGTGTACTGAAGCCAAACATCAAAGGGATGCATCAGCTGCTGAATAGTGTCGGTATCGATTCTATTGCGACGGCGGGGGACGTAAACCGCAACGTGTTATGTACAACTAACCCAGTCGAGTCCGAGTTACATCAAGAAGCGTACGAATGGGCGGCTAAAATTTCAGAGCACCTGCTACCCAAAACCAAAGCTTACGCTGAGATCTGGTTGAACGGTGAAAAAACCGAGACAACGGCAGAGCCGATTTTGGGTGATACGTATTTACCTCGTAAGTTCAAAACTACGGTGACTATCCCTCCGAATAATGAAGTCGATGTGCATGCCAATGACCTCAACTTTGTTGCTATCGCAGATGAAGGCAAGCTTGTTGGCTTTAATGTGCTTGTGGGTGGTGGTTTGGCGATGACACATGGTGACGTTAATACCTATCCACGTAAAGCAGATGACCTTGGCTTTATTCCGCTTGAGCACACGCTTGCCGTTGCTGAACATGTGGTTTCTGTGCAACGTGACTGGGGTAACCGGGTAAACCGTAAAAATGCAAAAACCAAATATACGCTAGATACATTTGGCACAGAGGTGTTTAAAGCGGAAGTTGAAAACCGTGCCGGTATGAAGTTTGAGCCAAGCCGTCCTTATGAATTCACTCACCGCGGCGACCGTTTTGGCTGGGTTGAAGGAATTGATGGGAAACATCATTTGACGGTGTTTATCGAAAATGGCCGTATTTTAGACTTCCCAGATAAACCACTGAAAACAGGTTGTCGCAAAATTGCTGAAATCCATAAAGGGGATTTCCGCATGACTGCAAACCAAAACTTAATCATTGCTGGAGTTGCTGCTGAAGATAAAGCCGAAATCGAACAAATTGCCCGCGAGCATGGTTTGATAGATAGCAAGCATTCAGAGCAGCGCAAGAACTCGATGGCGTGTGTATCGCTACCGACGTGTCCACTTGCGATGGCAGAAGCGGAGCGCTATTTACCTGAGCTTGTGACAAAGGTAGAAAGCTTGCTCGTCAAGCATGAGGTTGCTGAAGAGAATATTATCCTTCGCGTAGTTGGCTGCCCTAACGGCTGTGGCCGAGCGATGCTAGCCGAAGTGGGGTTTGTGGGTAAAGGTCCTGGTAAATACAATATGTATTTAGGCGGTAACCGTGCTGGTACTCGTATTCCTAAGCTGTACTTGGAGAATGTCGGCGAAGACGTTTTCCTTCCAGCCCTTGATGAGCTGATTGGCCAGTGGGTCAGCGAGCGCAATGATGGTGAATGTTTTGGTGATTATGTTATTCGCAAAGAAATTGTTGCGGAAGTAAAAGTGTCAAAAACTGATTTCCACGCTTGA
- a CDS encoding phosphoadenylyl-sulfate reductase, giving the protein MSDFKQILTLDSATQQMLLADANALLSDKTAEQRVAWALENLPDTHFLSSSFGIQAAVMLHLLTQQQPDIPVVLTDTGYLFPETYQFIESLSERLALNLKIYRAKQSPAWQEAVYGKLWEQGEEGIKKYNTLNKVEPMTRALRELNAGTWFSGLRRQQSSTRSDKPIVELSRGTVKFYPIIDWHNRDVYQYLTKFDLPYHPLWEQGYVSMGDVHTTRKLEPGMTEEETRFFGLNRECGLHIDGDGI; this is encoded by the coding sequence ATGAGTGATTTTAAGCAAATATTGACTCTGGACAGTGCAACTCAGCAGATGCTACTTGCTGATGCTAATGCCCTACTGAGTGATAAAACAGCCGAGCAGAGAGTGGCTTGGGCACTGGAGAATTTACCAGATACTCACTTTTTGTCTTCTAGTTTCGGTATTCAAGCTGCGGTTATGTTGCATCTTTTGACCCAGCAACAGCCTGATATTCCAGTGGTGCTCACCGATACCGGTTATTTGTTTCCTGAAACGTATCAATTTATTGAATCGCTGTCAGAACGCTTAGCACTGAATCTAAAGATATACCGTGCTAAACAGAGCCCTGCTTGGCAAGAGGCGGTTTACGGTAAGTTATGGGAGCAAGGCGAAGAGGGGATTAAAAAGTACAATACGCTAAACAAAGTCGAGCCTATGACGCGAGCATTACGCGAGCTTAACGCTGGTACTTGGTTCAGTGGCTTACGTCGCCAACAGTCTTCAACGCGTTCTGATAAGCCAATCGTTGAATTGAGTCGTGGAACGGTCAAGTTTTACCCTATTATTGACTGGCATAATCGTGATGTGTATCAATATCTTACTAAGTTTGATTTACCTTATCATCCGCTCTGGGAGCAAGGCTATGTCTCTATGGGAGATGTTCACACCACCCGTAAGCTAGAACCAGGCATGACAGAGGAAGAAACACGATTCTTCGGACTGAATCGCGAGTGTGGGTTGCATATTGATGGTGATGGCATTTAA
- a CDS encoding amino acid ABC transporter substrate-binding protein → MALIYFPKTMLLLLLSCTLPFAGHAKTTEESKTFINFAVQYYPPFIIEHAQEQGVLIDIFELFAAQYHYQTNYPVYPEKRSSVEIERGNVDVRMESEHWYRGTMQMCWSEPIYTVEDVFVTHKQAKQFDVEGLNKHLFLGRFGYTYPQLEPYFDSNLLQRKDYYSEFDILSVLAGGNDKGLAFSIVGEPTLRWYQLKYPVLKSMVSVRGVSDVAPLQLQFGRTQRAKKLCEDFNHFYADFKKTEQFKQILLKYGL, encoded by the coding sequence GTGGCTTTGATCTACTTTCCCAAGACGATGTTATTATTGCTACTTAGTTGTACTCTGCCTTTTGCCGGCCACGCTAAAACAACGGAAGAAAGCAAAACGTTTATCAACTTTGCAGTGCAGTATTATCCTCCCTTTATTATCGAACATGCCCAAGAGCAAGGCGTGCTCATTGATATTTTCGAGCTGTTTGCGGCGCAATATCATTACCAAACAAATTACCCTGTTTATCCGGAAAAACGATCGTCTGTAGAAATCGAACGAGGGAATGTCGATGTACGGATGGAGTCTGAACATTGGTATCGTGGCACAATGCAAATGTGTTGGAGTGAGCCAATTTACACAGTTGAAGATGTTTTTGTCACGCACAAGCAAGCCAAGCAATTTGATGTGGAAGGCCTAAATAAACATTTATTTTTAGGTCGATTTGGCTATACCTACCCCCAGTTAGAGCCGTATTTTGATAGTAACTTACTGCAGCGCAAAGATTATTATTCAGAATTTGATATCTTGTCTGTGCTTGCGGGTGGAAACGACAAGGGCCTCGCTTTTTCTATTGTTGGCGAACCAACACTACGTTGGTATCAGCTGAAATACCCAGTACTAAAAAGTATGGTCAGCGTACGCGGTGTGTCGGATGTCGCGCCGTTGCAATTGCAATTTGGGCGTACTCAAAGAGCAAAAAAGTTGTGTGAGGACTTTAACCACTTTTATGCCGACTTTAAAAAAACGGAGCAATTTAAACAGATACTGTTAAAGTATGGGCTCTAA
- a CDS encoding DUF4124 domain-containing protein yields MKMKAASYLMIMIMLVALASLFVLKRPDGKPWLNISSLTNTIEQQVTELTHQGVTALEKVKTQTKELVSDDIQQPVPEVQVYRWQDAKGQWHYSDKPNPNGESQHYQLDERNITVIAAEDTSILNKQPEQVASKETASSLPTALNPKAVKQVLEDAKNIQQLMDDRTKKLEKALEENQR; encoded by the coding sequence ATGAAGATGAAAGCCGCAAGTTACTTAATGATTATGATAATGCTGGTGGCGTTAGCCAGTTTATTTGTTTTGAAGCGTCCCGATGGGAAGCCATGGTTAAATATAAGCTCATTAACCAACACGATTGAACAGCAGGTTACAGAATTAACCCATCAAGGCGTGACTGCGCTTGAGAAAGTGAAAACACAAACTAAAGAGCTTGTGAGTGATGATATTCAGCAACCCGTGCCTGAGGTACAAGTATATCGTTGGCAAGATGCGAAAGGTCAGTGGCATTACTCAGATAAACCCAATCCAAACGGTGAGTCGCAGCACTATCAGCTAGATGAGCGCAACATTACCGTGATAGCGGCCGAAGACACGAGCATTCTGAATAAACAGCCAGAGCAGGTCGCAAGTAAAGAAACCGCCTCGTCATTACCCACTGCATTAAATCCAAAAGCGGTGAAGCAGGTGCTGGAGGATGCGAAAAACATCCAGCAGTTGATGGATGATAGAACGAAAAAGCTCGAAAAGGCGCTGGAGGAAAACCAGCGTTAA
- a CDS encoding NAD(P)/FAD-dependent oxidoreductase has translation MEKVDTLIIGAGVVGLAIAAKLSHRRSVIVIDKESRVGEHASSRNSEVIHAGVYYPHGSLKHQLCVRGKALLYTHCEQLNIPFQQLGKFIVATNEEEAQNLEQIKTRAHANSVTDIDFASPKTIKQQLSYLKIHSALFSPSTGILDSHQFILSLIAEIERNGGIVATQSEFIRAERLGNDFIVTMRCDNEQFEMGCSQLINCAGLNAPDVLNKIADDSDKTTAYYCRGRYYRYQGKHPFQQLIYPLPNTHGLGVHATLDLAGQLKFGPDTEYIEKIDYQFDDSQKAHFVAAIKRYWPTLDESRLTPDYTGIRPKLSKNQQNDFEIQFETTHGISGFVNLMAIESPGLTASLAIAEYIEQRL, from the coding sequence GTGGAAAAGGTCGACACCCTAATTATTGGCGCTGGCGTTGTAGGCTTAGCGATAGCAGCAAAACTCAGCCATCGCCGCAGTGTTATTGTTATCGATAAAGAATCTCGTGTTGGTGAGCATGCAAGTAGCCGTAATAGTGAAGTGATCCATGCAGGGGTTTACTACCCTCATGGTAGCTTAAAGCACCAGTTATGCGTTCGAGGGAAAGCACTACTTTACACGCACTGTGAGCAGCTAAACATTCCTTTTCAGCAACTTGGTAAATTCATTGTTGCGACAAACGAAGAGGAAGCGCAAAACCTAGAACAAATTAAGACGCGTGCCCATGCCAACTCTGTCACGGATATTGACTTTGCTTCACCCAAGACAATCAAGCAACAGCTCAGCTATTTGAAAATACATAGCGCACTATTCTCTCCCTCCACCGGTATTCTAGACAGCCACCAATTTATACTGTCACTCATCGCTGAGATTGAACGTAATGGAGGTATTGTCGCAACGCAAAGTGAGTTTATTCGAGCCGAACGGTTAGGTAATGATTTTATCGTTACAATGCGCTGCGATAACGAGCAGTTCGAGATGGGTTGTAGTCAGCTAATAAACTGCGCTGGGCTGAACGCTCCAGATGTACTCAATAAAATTGCAGATGATAGTGACAAAACTACAGCCTACTATTGTCGTGGCCGTTACTATCGCTACCAGGGTAAACATCCTTTTCAACAGCTCATCTACCCTCTACCCAACACGCACGGGTTGGGCGTGCACGCGACATTAGATTTAGCTGGGCAACTCAAGTTTGGCCCTGATACCGAGTATATCGAAAAGATTGATTATCAATTTGACGACTCTCAAAAGGCGCACTTTGTCGCAGCAATCAAGCGTTACTGGCCGACACTGGATGAGAGTAGGCTCACACCGGATTACACAGGGATAAGACCTAAATTAAGCAAAAATCAACAAAACGACTTTGAAATTCAATTCGAGACAACGCATGGAATATCAGGCTTTGTTAATCTAATGGCGATTGAATCACCGGGGCTTACGGCAAGTCTCGCCATTGCGGAATATATTGAACAGCGCCTTTAA
- a CDS encoding PaaI family thioesterase yields MAIWFKPVNLESCKKLEDGMTGKGTLMKTLGIEISEVGDDYLVATMPAIPEHHNPLGMVHGGANVALAETVASYAANFVVDTEQFYCVGQEINANHLKASRTGMLTAIAKPVHLGKRSSVWEIRITNSRNELCCISRMTAAVVSR; encoded by the coding sequence ATGGCAATCTGGTTCAAACCCGTAAATTTAGAATCATGCAAAAAACTAGAAGATGGTATGACAGGTAAAGGCACACTCATGAAAACGTTAGGAATAGAGATCAGCGAGGTGGGTGACGACTACTTGGTTGCGACTATGCCTGCCATTCCAGAGCACCACAACCCTTTGGGTATGGTCCATGGCGGCGCAAACGTTGCTTTAGCGGAAACCGTTGCGAGCTATGCAGCAAACTTTGTTGTAGATACCGAACAATTCTACTGTGTAGGACAAGAGATCAATGCGAATCACTTAAAAGCATCAAGAACTGGCATGCTCACAGCCATTGCGAAGCCTGTGCACCTCGGAAAACGTTCATCTGTATGGGAGATCCGCATCACTAACAGTCGCAATGAACTGTGCTGCATTTCTAGAATGACCGCCGCCGTAGTATCACGCTAA
- the acnA gene encoding aconitate hydratase AcnA, whose product MNNSYNTLTQLTVGERQVHIHSLPALSDRARRLPFSLKILLENLLRHEDGKNVTAQDIDALLNWKPEDKPSKEVAFTPARVVMQDFTGVPAIVDLAAMRDAMAKLGGDPNKINPLSPAEMVIDHSVQVDEYGHDGAFDLNAKLEYQRNKERYEFLRWGQGAFDNLKVVPPATGIVHQVNLEYLARVVFEKEIDGMPFAYPDTLVGTDSHTTMINGLGILGWGVGGIEAEAAMLGQPISLLIPQVVGFKLEGQLPEGTTATDLVLTVTQMLREHGVVGKFVEFFGDGLADLPLADRATIANMAPEYGATCGIFPIDNETLEYLRLTNRDEEKIALIEGYAKHQGMWREPGDEPLYTDVLTLDLATVVPSLAGPKRPQDRIPLDDAGKTIQAHLGEFQHERSEKNAVSDQDEARTVGEGGTSRVDQDEPATLGVGKVKFKDQEFELVDGACVIAAITSCTNTSNPSVILAAGLVAQKAKALGLKPKPWVKTSLAPGSKVVTDYLKQADLLEPLAELGFDLVGYGCTTCIGNSGPLPKEINEAIVKHQLVVSSILSGNRNFEGRIHQDVKMNFLASPPLVVAYALAGRTDIDVYNEPLCQTDDGQDVFLKDIWPSVSEVSELVSQTVTQAMFEKNYADVYRGDQHWQQIAVNQSERYDWQDSSTYIRKAPFFDDMSKEPPGIPSIKGARCLAKLGDSVTTDHISPAGNIKASAPAGEYLQEQGVKQADFNSYGSRRGNHEVMMRGTFANVRLRNQLAPGTEGGITRLLPEGELMSIFDAAEHYQQRNTPLVVLAGSEYGTGSSRDWAAKGSLLLGIKAVLAKSYERIHRSNLIGMGVLPLQFKPGDGHEELELTGEEEFEIEGIYDTSTEVIVTATNADGKEIKFSADIRIDTPKEWEYYQHGGILQYVLRQML is encoded by the coding sequence ATGAATAATTCATATAACACCCTGACTCAGCTTACCGTCGGCGAGCGTCAGGTCCATATTCACTCACTTCCAGCTTTAAGCGATAGAGCAAGAAGATTACCGTTTTCGCTTAAAATTTTATTAGAAAATTTACTGCGCCATGAAGATGGCAAAAACGTCACCGCACAAGATATTGATGCCCTACTCAACTGGAAGCCGGAAGATAAACCAAGTAAAGAAGTTGCTTTTACGCCCGCGCGCGTCGTGATGCAAGATTTTACAGGCGTACCAGCTATCGTGGACCTTGCAGCAATGCGTGATGCCATGGCAAAACTGGGCGGCGATCCCAACAAAATCAACCCTTTATCACCCGCTGAAATGGTCATAGACCACTCAGTACAAGTAGACGAATATGGCCACGATGGCGCCTTTGATCTTAATGCTAAGTTAGAGTACCAACGCAACAAAGAGCGCTATGAATTTTTGCGCTGGGGGCAAGGCGCGTTTGACAATCTAAAAGTGGTGCCACCCGCAACTGGGATCGTACACCAAGTTAACCTAGAGTATTTAGCACGTGTCGTATTCGAAAAAGAAATCGACGGTATGCCATTCGCCTATCCAGATACGCTGGTTGGTACGGACTCTCATACAACAATGATCAACGGCCTTGGTATTTTAGGTTGGGGTGTAGGCGGCATCGAAGCCGAGGCCGCTATGCTTGGTCAGCCAATTTCACTACTCATTCCTCAGGTCGTTGGCTTTAAACTTGAAGGGCAGTTGCCTGAAGGCACAACCGCAACTGATCTGGTGCTAACCGTGACACAAATGCTACGTGAACACGGCGTAGTGGGTAAATTTGTCGAATTCTTTGGTGATGGTTTAGCAGACTTACCACTTGCCGATCGTGCAACCATTGCAAACATGGCACCTGAATATGGGGCAACCTGCGGTATTTTCCCCATTGATAACGAAACCTTAGAATATCTACGACTAACCAATCGCGATGAAGAAAAAATTGCATTAATTGAAGGTTATGCCAAGCATCAAGGTATGTGGCGAGAGCCTGGAGATGAACCACTTTACACCGATGTACTGACACTAGACTTGGCAACAGTGGTTCCAAGCCTTGCAGGTCCAAAACGCCCACAAGATAGAATCCCACTTGATGATGCAGGTAAAACAATTCAAGCCCATTTGGGTGAATTCCAACATGAGCGCAGTGAAAAAAATGCCGTGTCTGACCAAGATGAAGCGCGCACCGTTGGTGAAGGCGGAACTTCTCGAGTTGATCAAGATGAGCCCGCAACGCTTGGCGTTGGTAAGGTTAAATTTAAAGATCAAGAATTTGAATTGGTCGACGGCGCCTGTGTTATTGCCGCTATCACAAGTTGTACAAACACCTCGAATCCAAGTGTTATTCTTGCCGCTGGCCTTGTTGCACAAAAAGCAAAGGCACTCGGCTTAAAACCTAAGCCTTGGGTGAAAACCTCATTGGCTCCAGGCTCAAAAGTAGTTACTGATTACCTAAAACAAGCCGACCTATTGGAACCACTTGCTGAGCTGGGTTTTGATTTAGTGGGATATGGCTGTACGACGTGTATCGGCAACTCAGGTCCTTTACCAAAAGAAATTAACGAGGCCATCGTTAAACACCAGCTGGTTGTCAGTTCCATCTTATCAGGAAACCGCAACTTTGAGGGACGGATCCATCAAGATGTAAAAATGAACTTCCTCGCCTCGCCGCCACTTGTTGTTGCGTATGCACTGGCGGGTCGCACTGATATCGATGTGTACAATGAGCCATTGTGTCAAACCGATGATGGACAGGATGTGTTCTTAAAAGACATTTGGCCATCGGTCTCTGAAGTCAGTGAACTTGTGTCTCAGACAGTAACACAAGCCATGTTTGAGAAGAACTATGCAGACGTTTACCGAGGCGACCAACACTGGCAACAAATTGCGGTAAATCAGAGTGAGCGCTATGATTGGCAAGATAGCTCTACTTATATTCGCAAAGCACCTTTCTTCGATGATATGAGTAAAGAGCCTCCGGGGATCCCAAGTATCAAAGGCGCACGCTGCCTCGCTAAACTAGGCGATTCAGTGACGACTGACCATATTTCTCCAGCAGGTAATATTAAAGCTTCAGCACCAGCTGGAGAATACCTACAAGAGCAAGGAGTGAAGCAAGCTGACTTTAACTCTTATGGTTCGCGTCGTGGCAACCACGAAGTGATGATGAGAGGTACATTTGCAAATGTACGACTACGCAATCAGTTGGCTCCAGGTACTGAAGGTGGCATAACTCGTCTATTGCCTGAGGGCGAACTTATGAGTATTTTCGATGCTGCAGAGCATTACCAGCAGCGTAATACCCCACTCGTTGTACTCGCGGGTAGTGAATACGGCACAGGTTCATCACGAGATTGGGCAGCCAAAGGGTCTTTGTTGTTAGGCATTAAGGCTGTGCTTGCTAAAAGCTACGAGCGAATTCACCGCTCTAATCTCATCGGTATGGGCGTGTTACCACTGCAATTTAAGCCGGGTGACGGTCACGAAGAGCTGGAATTAACGGGTGAAGAAGAATTTGAAATTGAAGGAATATACGACACATCAACCGAGGTGATAGTCACGGCAACGAATGCGGATGGCAAAGAAATCAAGTTTTCGGCGGATATTCGGATTGATACCCCCAAAGAGTGGGAGTACTACCAACATGGCGGGATTTTACAGTACGTATTAAGGCAAATGTTATAG
- a CDS encoding RNA-binding S4 domain-containing protein produces the protein MQDGFIEIELEEEPIELCNLLKVLDLAETGGHAKLLITEGYVAVNDEICTQKRKKIYSGDILHFDGDEFHLTLAPDATPQPRAVATPRAETAPMPSKKKRQKSGKSYTQVDKNTGRKPISFG, from the coding sequence ATGCAAGATGGGTTTATTGAAATTGAGCTCGAAGAAGAGCCGATAGAATTGTGTAACCTTTTGAAAGTGCTCGACTTAGCAGAAACTGGCGGACATGCTAAGTTATTGATCACTGAAGGTTATGTAGCAGTCAACGATGAAATATGTACGCAAAAACGTAAAAAGATTTATTCAGGCGATATTCTGCATTTTGATGGTGATGAATTTCATTTAACCTTAGCACCTGATGCTACGCCGCAACCGCGAGCAGTTGCCACTCCACGCGCCGAAACGGCACCAATGCCGAGTAAGAAAAAACGACAAAAGTCAGGAAAATCTTACACACAAGTGGACAAAAATACAGGCCGAAAACCCATTTCCTTTGGCTAG
- a CDS encoding arylamine N-acetyltransferase family protein → MELEANINQYLSSLSLQHFAGVELVTELQQKHLSRYAFSSINAMYGERLLLDPLPLFSRLVTNKQGGYCFEHNKVAFLALQQLGFTVRPVLARVMLNGSLSNPRSHRMTLLHLDGEQYLVDVGFGVKSPRVPININQALTIQGRQTYRVQKTADTVKVTLLEEGEAPLTLYHVDLAEVFESDCEVAHFYSHQHPEAAFVNNLVVSRITDCHRYLLRNQSYFEWHECDGSVTETKVESFAQLEQLVKEIFLLETPRAVLNSVYDKALTRAANKPVER, encoded by the coding sequence ATGGAATTAGAAGCGAATATCAATCAATATCTTAGCAGCTTATCTTTACAGCACTTTGCTGGGGTTGAGCTGGTCACCGAGTTACAACAAAAACACCTTTCTCGCTACGCCTTCTCAAGTATTAATGCTATGTATGGCGAGCGTCTGTTGCTTGACCCATTACCACTATTTAGCCGTTTAGTGACCAACAAACAAGGCGGCTACTGCTTTGAGCATAACAAGGTGGCATTTTTAGCGCTGCAACAGCTTGGTTTTACAGTAAGGCCAGTTCTTGCGAGAGTGATGCTAAATGGTAGCCTCTCCAACCCTCGCTCTCATCGGATGACATTGCTACATTTGGATGGTGAGCAGTATTTGGTTGATGTGGGGTTTGGAGTGAAGTCTCCTCGAGTACCGATTAATATCAATCAGGCCTTAACTATCCAAGGTCGACAGACTTATCGGGTACAAAAAACTGCAGACACAGTCAAAGTGACTTTGTTAGAGGAGGGCGAAGCACCGCTCACTTTATATCATGTCGACCTTGCTGAGGTGTTCGAATCCGATTGTGAAGTGGCACACTTTTATTCCCATCAACATCCTGAAGCGGCGTTTGTGAATAACTTAGTGGTTTCTCGAATCACAGATTGCCATCGTTATTTACTGCGTAATCAGAGTTATTTTGAATGGCATGAATGCGATGGCAGTGTTACTGAAACTAAAGTGGAGAGCTTTGCTCAACTGGAACAGTTAGTAAAAGAGATATTTTTGCTTGAAACGCCAAGAGCGGTTTTAAACAGCGTATACGATAAAGCCCTAACTCGCGCCGCAAATAAACCAGTCGAACGTTAA